In Candidatus Ozemobacteraceae bacterium, one genomic interval encodes:
- a CDS encoding helix-hairpin-helix domain-containing protein has protein sequence MLDSHSFSVRAARTAAFLLVLIPFVTCGSPAGAWSYHTHRKIVSDALSFLPTAFQERFRPFKDLMMKGATDPDTFIKDFMNHVYHVNSRMGHDSAARIGALFNQAVQQLKERGPGPEAAYTMGLIAHYVADLNQPLHTAGSEADVAESDYHARFEKDVQSRMTHIPVPVPTGYDPVTDPERRVMEMARSASPLYGRIGAAYRSGNGVFDLDDIVNAQYAAAVKHVADFWLGVTNLGGQPIPLIPPAAIETIKAASAAQDLPPLQLSRAEGFPASKNPLIDINTATLDQLMSVPGIGEKRAQAILDARRVRPFRSIRDLANVTYPASGKKAFSVGLIDRLSGQLTAK, from the coding sequence ATGCTTGATTCACACTCCTTTTCCGTTCGCGCGGCCAGGACGGCGGCGTTTCTGCTCGTTCTCATCCCGTTCGTGACGTGCGGCTCGCCCGCCGGAGCCTGGTCGTATCACACGCACCGGAAGATCGTTTCCGACGCTCTTTCGTTCCTGCCGACAGCGTTTCAGGAGCGGTTCCGCCCCTTCAAAGACCTGATGATGAAAGGAGCGACAGATCCCGACACGTTCATCAAGGATTTCATGAACCACGTGTATCACGTCAACAGCCGCATGGGCCACGACTCGGCCGCCCGGATCGGCGCTCTCTTCAATCAGGCCGTCCAGCAGTTGAAAGAACGGGGACCGGGGCCGGAAGCAGCCTACACGATGGGCCTCATCGCCCACTACGTCGCCGATCTCAACCAGCCTCTGCACACCGCCGGAAGCGAAGCAGACGTCGCCGAGAGCGACTACCACGCCAGGTTCGAAAAGGATGTCCAGAGCCGGATGACGCACATCCCCGTTCCGGTTCCGACCGGGTATGATCCGGTGACGGATCCCGAACGACGCGTCATGGAGATGGCGAGATCCGCTTCGCCGCTTTACGGACGGATCGGTGCAGCCTATCGCAGCGGCAACGGCGTGTTCGATCTCGACGACATCGTCAACGCGCAGTATGCGGCGGCCGTGAAGCACGTCGCCGACTTCTGGCTTGGCGTCACGAACCTCGGCGGACAGCCGATTCCCCTGATTCCGCCGGCCGCCATCGAAACGATAAAGGCCGCCTCGGCGGCTCAGGATCTTCCGCCGCTTCAACTGAGCCGGGCGGAAGGCTTCCCGGCCTCGAAAAACCCGCTGATCGACATCAACACGGCGACGCTCGATCAGCTCATGAGCGTTCCCGGCATCGGCGAAAAGCGGGCGCAGGCAATCCTCGACGCCCGCAGGGTCCGGCCGTTCCGGTCAATCCGCGACTTGGCGAACGTCACCTACCCCGCGAGCGGGAAGAAAGCCTTCAGCGTCGGCCTTATCGACAGGCTGTCCGGACAGCTGACGGCGAAGTAG